The following proteins are co-located in the Terriglobales bacterium genome:
- a CDS encoding ATP-binding protein, which produces MSPDKNPGAAQGFQVCLDETMPGDVNAIGAVVQRVTDLLVERGVVRGHEMEIALALQEALANAVRYGARNDPAKTVHVTLSCGERKGMKIVVRDPGPGFDPATIPSPVTADGLLSDHGRGLHMIRALLDEVTWENNGTEIHLTKF; this is translated from the coding sequence ATGTCACCCGACAAGAACCCAGGCGCTGCGCAGGGCTTCCAGGTCTGCCTGGACGAGACCATGCCCGGCGACGTCAACGCCATCGGCGCCGTGGTGCAGCGAGTGACCGACCTGCTGGTCGAGCGCGGCGTGGTGCGCGGCCACGAGATGGAGATCGCGCTGGCCCTGCAGGAAGCGCTGGCCAACGCGGTCCGCTACGGCGCCCGGAACGACCCCGCCAAGACCGTTCACGTCACCCTTTCCTGCGGGGAACGCAAAGGCATGAAGATCGTGGTGCGCGATCCCGGCCCTGGCTTCGATCCCGCTACCATCCCCAGTCCGGTCACCGCCGACGGGCTGCTCTCCGACCACGGCCGCGGGCTGCACATGATCAGGGCCCTCCTCGATGAAGTGACTTGGGAGAATAACGGTACCGAGATCCACCTGACGAAGTTCTAG